In Bradyrhizobium erythrophlei, a single genomic region encodes these proteins:
- a CDS encoding SDR family oxidoreductase, whose amino-acid sequence MDLHLRGKRVLITGASKGIGAAAAESFAEEGAHLLLAARNGEQLKALADRLRSAHQIDAATIVTDLRKPEDITRLVKEAADIDILVNNAGDIPGGSIDKIDEPTWRHAWELKVFGYINITRAIYAQMKARGHGVIVNDIGVAGEKFDANYICGSTGNAAIMSFTRALGSKSLADNIRVVGINPGPVGTDRHVTLLKTRAKNQLGDENRYKEFQKGLPLGRPAHPREIGDLMAFLASDRSGYTSGVIFTVDGGIAAGWG is encoded by the coding sequence ATGGATCTTCATCTGCGCGGCAAACGCGTCCTCATCACCGGCGCCTCGAAGGGCATTGGCGCGGCCGCGGCCGAAAGCTTTGCCGAAGAAGGCGCGCACCTGCTGCTGGCCGCCCGGAACGGCGAGCAACTCAAGGCGCTGGCGGATCGTCTGCGCTCGGCGCACCAGATCGATGCCGCGACCATTGTGACGGACCTGCGCAAGCCGGAAGACATTACGCGGCTGGTGAAAGAGGCCGCCGACATCGATATTCTCGTCAACAATGCCGGCGACATTCCTGGCGGCTCGATCGACAAGATCGATGAGCCGACCTGGCGTCACGCCTGGGAACTGAAGGTGTTCGGCTATATCAACATCACGCGCGCGATCTACGCCCAGATGAAGGCGCGTGGGCACGGCGTGATCGTCAACGATATCGGCGTGGCCGGCGAGAAGTTCGACGCCAATTATATCTGCGGTTCGACCGGCAACGCCGCGATCATGTCGTTCACCCGCGCGCTCGGCAGCAAGAGCCTTGCTGACAATATTCGCGTGGTCGGGATCAATCCGGGCCCGGTCGGCACCGACCGCCACGTCACGCTGCTGAAAACCCGCGCCAAGAACCAGCTCGGCGACGAAAATCGCTATAAGGAATTCCAGAAAGGTCTGCCGCTTGGCCGTCCCGCCCATCCGCGCGAGATCGGCGACCTGATGGCGTTTCTCGCCTCCGACCGCTCCGGTTATACCTCGGGCGTGATCTTCACCGTCGACGGCGGCATCGCGGCCGGTTGGGGTTAG